A genomic region of Deinococcus sp. KSM4-11 contains the following coding sequences:
- a CDS encoding AAA family ATPase — protein sequence MSDELPWALTLLGPPALRAPDGRTWRPERKTLLLLAYVALEGPTPRATLAALLWPDTPGGARRNNLVHLLRRAARRCGVAVIDGQEVLALHGLRVDARALLEPSSTDAGVPAGTLLDGVDVDDLPEVEEWLEAWREELDARRRARLAHAAQAAEDGGEWTAALRMAGQLLDLDPVSEDALRRVMRLYALAGDRPAALAAFARGREILARELGTRPDAPTLELAGQIERGEALAGARPAAALPLGVLRPPVLVGRADAWAQLEAAWSAGQTIYVTGDAGVGKTRLAQEFVASRGRALFLPGHAGAQDVPFAAAAHNARARLAATPDAALPDWARRELSRVLPELWSGAPPSPIDSEAARLHYYLAHLELVRLTAPGFAAVITDDVQYYDAATVELGAFFLTQSRAPGEPGEVPRHVITYRSGTLSAHTQARIDALVDAGVAARVELDGLDVDATRELLATLDVPAGDPALAAALHEVTGGNPQFVLEALRHMFRSGEFRVDDHLSRPEGVFPLVEKRLAGLSGAALQVARGAAVLGDQFTLELLGELLGLGLPDLAGAWEELEAAQVVVGERFSHDLVREAVLAGLPDTVRTVLHRAAARTLARYGGHPGRVARHWQAAGDASQTAVWWMRAGEAAGASLRPGEAVAAFEAAATAYASIGDEPGREAARRAALALNRAPTSG from the coding sequence ATGTCGGATGAGTTGCCCTGGGCGCTGACGCTGCTCGGCCCTCCGGCGCTGCGCGCGCCGGACGGGCGCACGTGGCGGCCCGAGCGCAAGACCCTGCTGCTGTTGGCGTACGTGGCGCTGGAGGGCCCCACTCCCCGCGCCACGTTGGCCGCGCTGCTGTGGCCGGACACGCCCGGCGGTGCGAGGCGCAACAACCTGGTGCACCTGCTGCGGCGCGCCGCCCGTCGCTGCGGCGTGGCCGTGATCGACGGCCAGGAGGTGCTGGCCCTGCACGGCCTGCGCGTGGACGCCCGCGCGCTGCTGGAACCGTCGAGCACGGACGCCGGGGTGCCGGCGGGAACCCTGCTCGACGGCGTGGACGTGGACGATCTGCCGGAAGTCGAGGAGTGGCTGGAGGCGTGGCGGGAGGAACTCGACGCGCGGCGGCGGGCGCGGCTCGCGCACGCGGCGCAGGCGGCAGAGGATGGCGGCGAGTGGACGGCGGCGCTGCGCATGGCCGGGCAGCTGCTTGATCTCGACCCGGTGTCCGAGGACGCGCTGCGGCGGGTAATGCGCCTGTACGCCCTGGCAGGTGACCGTCCAGCGGCCCTGGCGGCCTTTGCACGTGGCCGTGAGATCCTGGCGCGCGAGCTGGGCACTCGCCCGGACGCCCCGACGCTGGAGCTGGCTGGCCAGATCGAGCGTGGCGAGGCCCTGGCGGGAGCGCGGCCGGCAGCGGCGCTGCCGCTGGGGGTGCTGCGCCCGCCGGTGCTGGTGGGCCGCGCGGACGCCTGGGCACAGTTGGAGGCCGCGTGGTCGGCGGGCCAGACGATCTACGTGACAGGCGACGCGGGGGTCGGCAAGACGAGGCTGGCGCAGGAATTTGTGGCGAGCCGCGGCCGGGCGCTGTTCCTGCCAGGCCATGCGGGCGCGCAGGACGTGCCCTTCGCGGCGGCGGCGCACAACGCCCGCGCGCGCCTCGCAGCGACCCCAGACGCGGCGCTGCCGGACTGGGCGCGGCGGGAACTGTCGCGCGTGCTGCCAGAACTCTGGTCGGGCGCGCCCCCCTCGCCCATCGACTCGGAGGCGGCGCGCCTGCACTACTACCTGGCGCACCTGGAACTCGTGCGGCTGACCGCGCCGGGGTTCGCGGCGGTGATCACCGACGACGTGCAGTACTACGATGCGGCGACCGTCGAGCTGGGCGCGTTCTTCCTGACCCAGAGCCGGGCGCCGGGCGAGCCGGGCGAGGTGCCCCGGCACGTCATCACATACCGGAGCGGCACGCTGAGCGCGCACACGCAGGCGCGCATTGACGCCCTGGTCGACGCCGGCGTGGCCGCGCGCGTGGAGCTGGACGGACTCGACGTGGACGCCACGCGCGAGCTGCTCGCCACGCTGGACGTGCCTGCCGGCGACCCGGCGCTCGCGGCCGCCCTACACGAGGTCACGGGCGGCAACCCGCAGTTTGTACTGGAGGCCCTGCGCCATATGTTCCGCAGCGGCGAGTTCCGGGTGGACGACCACCTGAGTCGCCCTGAGGGGGTATTTCCGCTGGTGGAGAAGCGTCTTGCGGGCCTGTCGGGCGCGGCGCTCCAGGTGGCGCGCGGCGCGGCGGTGCTGGGCGACCAGTTCACGCTGGAACTGCTCGGCGAGCTGCTGGGCCTTGGCCTCCCGGACCTCGCGGGCGCGTGGGAGGAATTGGAGGCCGCGCAGGTGGTCGTCGGAGAGCGCTTCAGTCACGACCTGGTGCGCGAGGCGGTGCTCGCAGGCCTGCCGGACACCGTCCGGACGGTGCTGCACCGAGCGGCGGCGCGCACTCTGGCCCGGTACGGCGGGCATCCGGGGCGGGTGGCGCGACACTGGCAGGCGGCTGGCGACGCCTCGCAGACGGCCGTGTGGTGGATGCGTGCCGGCGAGGCCGCTGGCGCATCCCTCCGGCCCGGGGAAGCTGTGGCCGCCTTTGAAGCCGCGGCCACGGCCTACGCTTCGATCGGCGACGAACCCGGGCGGGAGGCGGCCCGCCGCGCCGCCCTTGCCCTGAATCGCGCCCCGACCTCCGGGTAG
- a CDS encoding AAA family ATPase has protein sequence MREDSLPGAWRLNLLGPPTLRGPDGRAHPLGGKALALVAYVALEGAAPRSRLAGLLWPDTVEGTARNNLVHALRRLHTALGAEVVVSGDPLTLSPDVRVDATADLGVGELLAGVTWPELPELHDWLLAWRERLDGERAARWRAEAQRLEDGGAWAAALDVVAQLRTVDPLSEDALRREMRLRYLLGDPAHALAVYGEGRARLRAALEHEPLPETQALAHAIERGTVSAAPPTPVPSLAQRVGRPPLVGREAEWAQMEAAWAAGQGVVLLGEAGVGKTRLALEFLEAHGGGMRFRGCVGDRGLPYATHARTYRQVLHAFPDVTLPAWVRPELARILPELGDAPPPLTDEVQTHHFWHAKTEVLGAAIAAGLRRMVFDDVQFMDDASIEAGAFVFAHLGWGRPDAPYRTIHCARPGGLNPAQQGVLHAMVGSGLIRVIELAPLSGEAVQALVAALDLPAPGAHTDSLADTLGRYTGGNPQLLLEAARSLHGVPATPDGSLPLPPAAGRITAARLARLSPAALHAARAAAVLGSDFDVDLVAQVLGTPLLATMDAWEELEGAQVMRGAAFEHDLVADAVLAATPGPIRRLLHRAAARTLSAQHAPPARVARHWHAGGDVREAAPYFARAAEAAHHAYRPAEAAGYALEAAAAYEQTGQAELAALWHNHAASPGSLGA, from the coding sequence ATGCGTGAGGATTCTCTTCCCGGCGCGTGGCGGCTGAACCTGCTCGGGCCACCCACACTGCGCGGCCCAGACGGACGCGCACACCCCCTGGGCGGCAAGGCCCTCGCCCTCGTCGCGTACGTGGCGCTGGAGGGCGCGGCCCCGCGCAGCCGGCTCGCCGGCCTGCTGTGGCCCGACACCGTTGAGGGCACCGCCCGTAATAACCTCGTGCACGCGCTGCGCCGTTTGCACACCGCGCTCGGCGCGGAGGTGGTGGTGTCGGGTGATCCTCTCACGCTGAGCCCGGACGTGCGCGTGGACGCCACGGCGGACTTGGGGGTGGGGGAACTGCTGGCCGGCGTCACGTGGCCCGAGCTGCCGGAACTGCACGACTGGCTGCTCGCCTGGCGCGAGCGGCTGGATGGGGAACGTGCCGCCCGCTGGCGCGCCGAAGCGCAGCGCCTGGAAGACGGGGGCGCGTGGGCGGCGGCGCTGGACGTGGTCGCCCAACTGCGCACCGTCGATCCCCTCTCCGAGGACGCCCTGCGCCGCGAGATGCGCCTGCGCTATCTGCTCGGCGACCCGGCTCACGCCCTGGCCGTGTACGGGGAGGGCCGGGCGCGCCTGCGGGCCGCGCTGGAGCACGAGCCGCTCCCCGAGACGCAGGCCCTCGCCCACGCCATCGAGCGCGGCACGGTCAGCGCGGCGCCGCCCACACCGGTGCCGTCCCTTGCGCAGCGGGTGGGCCGGCCCCCCCTGGTCGGCCGGGAGGCGGAGTGGGCGCAGATGGAGGCCGCATGGGCCGCAGGTCAGGGCGTCGTGCTGCTCGGCGAGGCAGGCGTGGGCAAAACGCGCCTCGCGCTGGAGTTCCTGGAGGCGCATGGGGGAGGCATGCGCTTTCGCGGCTGCGTGGGCGACCGCGGCCTGCCGTACGCCACGCACGCCCGCACGTACCGGCAGGTGCTGCACGCCTTCCCAGACGTCACCCTGCCCGCGTGGGTGCGCCCGGAACTCGCCCGCATCCTCCCGGAGCTGGGCGACGCGCCGCCACCGCTGACGGACGAGGTGCAGACCCACCACTTCTGGCACGCGAAGACCGAGGTGCTGGGTGCGGCCATCGCGGCGGGCCTGCGCCGCATGGTGTTCGACGACGTACAGTTCATGGACGACGCGAGCATCGAGGCGGGGGCCTTCGTGTTCGCCCACCTCGGCTGGGGCCGGCCGGACGCGCCGTATCGCACCATCCACTGTGCGCGGCCGGGCGGCCTGAATCCCGCGCAGCAGGGCGTGCTGCACGCGATGGTCGGCAGCGGCCTGATCCGCGTGATCGAGCTTGCCCCCCTGTCCGGGGAGGCCGTGCAAGCGCTCGTGGCGGCCCTCGACCTGCCCGCCCCCGGTGCTCACACGGATTCCCTGGCCGACACGCTGGGTCGCTACACCGGCGGCAACCCCCAGCTGCTGTTGGAGGCCGCCCGCAGCCTGCACGGCGTGCCCGCCACCCCAGACGGTTCGCTGCCCCTGCCGCCCGCTGCGGGCAGGATCACAGCCGCCCGGCTCGCCCGGCTGTCACCGGCGGCCCTGCACGCCGCGCGGGCCGCCGCGGTGCTCGGCAGTGACTTCGACGTGGATCTTGTCGCGCAGGTGCTCGGTACGCCGCTGCTGGCGACCATGGACGCGTGGGAGGAACTGGAAGGCGCGCAGGTCATGCGCGGCGCCGCCTTCGAGCACGACCTCGTGGCCGACGCGGTGCTCGCGGCAACGCCTGGCCCGATCCGGCGACTGCTGCATCGCGCGGCCGCCCGCACGCTCTCCGCCCAGCACGCCCCCCCGGCCCGCGTCGCCCGCCACTGGCACGCTGGCGGGGACGTACGCGAGGCCGCGCCATATTTCGCCCGCGCCGCCGAGGCCGCCCACCACGCGTACCGCCCCGCCGAGGCCGCCGGGTACGCCCTGGAGGCTGCGGCCGCGTACGAGCAAACCGGCCAGGCGGAACTCGCCGCCCTGTGGCACAACCACGCTGCGAGCCCCGGCTCTCTGGGGGCGTGA
- a CDS encoding DUF305 domain-containing protein translates to MKNHYGRFVAMIVTSTVVMYGLMYLNTYQLDHVYFSQTRMWMALYMGAVMAVIMLAFMQGMYRNRRVNAGIFAASAVLFGLGLYLVRSQATVGDVAYMKAMIPHHSIAILTSSRAHISDPRVRKLADGIIATQEREMKALITDLNRR, encoded by the coding sequence ATGAAGAACCACTACGGGCGGTTTGTCGCCATGATCGTCACGTCCACGGTGGTCATGTACGGCCTGATGTACCTCAACACCTATCAGCTCGACCACGTGTACTTCAGTCAGACCCGGATGTGGATGGCGCTGTACATGGGCGCGGTGATGGCCGTGATCATGCTGGCGTTCATGCAGGGGATGTACCGCAACCGGCGTGTGAACGCCGGCATCTTCGCGGCGAGCGCCGTCCTGTTTGGACTGGGGCTCTACCTGGTGCGGTCGCAGGCGACGGTAGGCGACGTGGCCTACATGAAGGCGATGATCCCGCACCACTCGATCGCGATCCTGACGAGCTCGCGGGCGCACATCAGCGATCCCCGGGTTCGGAAGCTGGCCGACGGCATCATCGCCACGCAGGAGCGCGAGATGAAGGCATTGATCACCGACCTGAACCGCAGGTAA
- a CDS encoding carboxypeptidase regulatory-like domain-containing protein has product MNTRTRTAIAALVLTALLAACGGSQAGTNTPPPGQTGGGQPDQGTPYTMTGTVKNAAGQPIAGAEVWADNTLYYNMNALGTTDAQGRYTVALPRDQIGTWRAGGRVRTKYAGQWYDLTLVPDTEAAFATDAGAIRNFTLKISGEIAGGGTYGGKLYPYAGGDGDFDLNRVEFTLTPDGPLIDGSAGSVIRRFLDDRMVRDIPIGKYVVTARYVPPSGPSRPMVLMGRDEDVYSSKTTITFHETPDYGLFADLTVSLAP; this is encoded by the coding sequence ATGAACACGCGTACCCGCACTGCCATCGCCGCCCTCGTCCTGACCGCCCTGCTCGCCGCCTGCGGTGGCAGTCAGGCGGGCACCAACACCCCCCCGCCCGGCCAGACCGGAGGAGGTCAACCCGATCAGGGTACGCCCTACACCATGACGGGTACCGTGAAGAACGCTGCCGGCCAGCCCATTGCCGGAGCTGAAGTCTGGGCGGACAACACGCTGTACTACAACATGAACGCGCTGGGCACCACCGACGCGCAAGGCCGCTACACCGTTGCGCTTCCCAGAGATCAGATCGGCACTTGGCGGGCCGGAGGGCGAGTGCGGACGAAATACGCGGGGCAGTGGTATGACCTGACCCTGGTGCCCGACACCGAGGCGGCCTTCGCCACTGACGCCGGTGCCATCCGCAACTTCACCCTGAAAATCTCCGGCGAGATCGCGGGTGGCGGCACGTACGGCGGCAAGCTCTACCCCTATGCCGGCGGCGACGGGGACTTTGACCTGAACCGGGTGGAATTCACCCTGACGCCCGACGGCCCGCTGATCGACGGCAGCGCTGGGTCGGTGATCAGGCGTTTCCTCGACGACCGTATGGTGCGCGACATCCCGATCGGGAAGTACGTCGTGACAGCACGCTATGTCCCGCCGAGCGGCCCCTCCCGCCCGATGGTACTGATGGGCCGCGACGAGGACGTGTATTCCTCCAAGACCACGATCACCTTCCACGAGACCCCGGATTACGGCCTGTTCGCCGATCTCACCGTGAGCCTCGCGCCATGA